The following coding sequences are from one Panicum hallii strain FIL2 chromosome 5, PHallii_v3.1, whole genome shotgun sequence window:
- the LOC112892900 gene encoding NAC transcription factor 32-like, whose product MEAAAAAAGGGSSSSLVFRGCPLPPGFRFQPTDQEIIVYYLKKKIAAAAAAVTSIIADVDIYKFDPWELPDKAVFGDGEWFFFSPRDRKYPNGARPNRTAGSGYWKATGTDKPILAPGGAHCLGVKKALVFYQGRSPKGTKTEWVMHEYRLLDTDAALLTRPPTNSMRLDDWVLCRVRKKQHGVDDWVHYSSSPSEPTTTTTPTRNAAVVLPPAEAVVPLPPATATYDAGIDWMNSDGQLLHYLIGGHGAGAGAGSGSPPPDPSAGASAHPAGDSAPPHSSLVSVLETIKRNLSFQAIDELYLLQPSKRANCMMVRGDDEQTSSFSVSEADDEVFF is encoded by the exons ATGGAAGCAGCCGCAGCAGCTGCAGGCGgcgggtcgtcgtcgtctttGGTGTTCCGCGGGTGCCCGCTGCCTCCGGGGTTCCGCTTCCAGCCCACTGACCAGGAGATCATCGTCTACTACCTCAAGAAGAAgatcgccgccgcagccgccgccgtcacctCCATCATCGCCGACGTCGACATCTACAAGTTCGACCCATGGGAGCTCCCGG ACAAGGCCGTCTTCGGCGACGGCGAGTGGTTCTTCTTCAGCCCTCGCGACCGCAAGTACCCCAACGGTGCCCGCCCCAACCGCACCGCCGGCTCCGGCTACTGGAAGGCCACCGGCACCGACAAGCCCATCCTGGCGCCCGGCGGCGCCCACTGCCTCGGCGTCAAGAAGGCCCTCGTCTTCTACCAGGGACGCTCCCCCAAGGGCACCAAGACCGAGTGGGTCATGCACGAGTACAGACTCCTCGACACCGACGCCGCCCTCCTCACCAGGCCGCCGACCAACTCCATGAGGCTCGACGACTGGGTCCTCTGCCGCGTCCGCAAGAAGCAGCACGGCGTCGACGACTGGGTCCACTACTCATCATCACCATCCGAGCCAACCACAACGACGACACCCACCCGCAACGCCGCAGTAGTCCTCCCACCCGCAGAAGCAGTCGTTCCACTCCcacccgccaccgccacctacGACGCCGGCATCGACTGGATGAACAGCGACGGCCAGCTGCTGCACTACCTAATAGGCGGtcacggcgccggcgccggcgccggctccGGCTCACCACCCCCGGACCcctccgccggcgcctctgCACATCCCGCCGGGGACAGCGCGCCGCCCCACTCCTCCCTGGTCTCCGTCCTCGAGACCATCAAGAGGAACCTCTCGTTCCAGGCCATCGACGAGCTCTACCTCCTGCAGCCCAGCAAGCGCGCCAACTGCATGATGGTTAGGGGCGACGACGAGCAGACGTCGTCCTTCTCTGTATCGGAGGCCGACGACGAGGTGTTCTTCTAG